In the Brevundimonas sp. MF30-B genome, ATCGACGCCCAGACCCAAGAAATCGCCGAAATGCGCGCCTGGCGTCCGGCCGGCTGATCAGACGACCGGCACCGCCTGGCTAAGGCGGCCGCCTACGCGGATCGGCTCGACGCGGGTGGCCAGGCCCGTCCTGTCGTCTGTCTCGACATAGACGCCGCAGATCGTAGCCGGGCCCGAAGCGGGCGTGTAGCGCCCGCCGGAAATCCGCGTGGTGAAGCGCCGCAGCGGCTCTTCCTTCTCGTTGCCGATGACGCTGTCATAGTCGCAGCAGCCGCCGGCGTCGGTCTGATAGGCCGTGCCGCCCGGCAGGATCTGGCAGTCGGCGGTCGGCACATGGGTGTGAGTGCCCACCACCAGCGACGCCCGGCCGTCGCAGAAGTGGCCCATGGCCATCTTCTCGCTGGTCGCCTCGCAGTGCATGTCCACGATCACGGCGTCGGCCACGGCGCCCAGGGGGGCGGCGGCCAGTTCTCGCTCCACGGCGCCGAACGGATCGTCCATGGGGTCCATGTGCACCCGGCCCAGCACGTTCATGACCAGGACGGTGCGCCCGGAATGGGTCTCGAACAGATTGGCGCCGGCGCCCGGCGCATCCATCAGGCGCGGATAGTTGGCCGGGCGGATCAGGCGCGGCTCGCGCACGATATAGGTCAGGGCCTCGCGCTGGTCCCAGCTGTGGTTGCCCAGCGTCAGGCAGTCGGCGCCGGCCATGAACAGCTCACGCGCCGTATTTTCGGTGATGCCGAATCCACCGGCGGCGTTCTCGGCGTTGACCACCACGAAATCGAGCTTCAGGTCCCGCTTCAGCCCCGGCAGGTGGTCGCTCAGACCATCCCGCCCCGACTTGCCGACCACATCACCGAAAAACGCCAGTCTCATGGGAAGGCGGTATAGCCGGTCTCGGTCAGAACGCCATGCAGGCGGATGTCATGGGGCTCGATCTCCAGCCGCTCGACCTGCTGCCCGGCATAGGCCAGGCCGATGCGGACAATGTGCGGCAAGGCCGCGAAGGTCCGATCATAGTAGCCCCCGCCTTGCCCCAACCGCCCGCCTGAGCCGTCAAAGGCCAGCAGCGGCGTGACGATCAGGTCGGGGATGACCGTGGCCGCCAGCGGCAACGGCGCTGGACAGCCCGCCGCGTCCATCTCCAACGGCTCGCCGGGCGACCAGGCGCGAAACACCATCGCCGCGTCGCGCTCAATCACCACCGGCAGACACAGCATCCGCCCCGTGGCCAGGAGCGCGCGAGCCAGGGGCTGCGGGTCCATCTCCGACCCCATGGCGCGATAAAGGGCCACGCAGGGGCCCTGGGGCAGGTCGCTGGCATGATCCGCCACGCGCTCGCCCGCCAACGGATCCGCCCCCGCCAGCCGCTTTCGCAGGCCGCGCATCTCCGCGCGCAGTTCGGATTTGGAGGTCATGAACGCGATCCGAACGCCGAGCCGCTGGATGCTCGGGTCAAGCCCGAGCATGACGGCGAAATACGGGGCTTCTCCCCCTCAAGCAGCGAGCCGCCGCGCGGCGAGCGATAGGGGAAACAACAAGGTTGGCGGCGCCGCAAGAACCGTGGAGGACTGTTCAATCCTCTCGACCTGGGTAGCCAGGTGGGCGCCGTGTGCCCAGGCCCTCGAGCCCAGTCAGGGACAGCTCCCTTCGAGTGAATTAAGGTCGCGAGGATAAGTCGCCTCCGACGAGAGCCGCAGCAAGACCCGCCATCCGACAAGATAGGCCTTTGCAGGCCCCCGCTCAATGGGCGACGGATGGCGAGTTGCCTACCCGACGCCTGCGGGCGAAAACCTTTCGCGTCAGCAAGTTGGCAGGCCGCGCAACGGAAATATCAATCCCCCCTCCGAGCGCTGATATAATGCGCCCGCCTACCCGCTCACCCTCGCCTGCGCAGCGATGAGCGGAAGTGAGAAGGGGCCGGTTTCACACTATTCAGACTATTCAGACTCTGTTTTTTGTCCCGGCTGTCTGAACCTCACCCGATCAGCACGCGCGCCGCCGCCCGCGCCTCGTCGGTGATCTCCGCGCCCGAAAGCATGCGGGCGATCTCTTCGCGCCGAGCGGCCTCGTCCAGCGTATCGACCGTGGTGTGGGTCTGGCCGTCGCGGTCGGCCTTGCGGACCTTCCAGTGGGCATGGCCGCGCGCCGCCACCTGGGGGCTGTGCGTCACGACCAAGACCTGGGCGCCGCGCGACAGCCGCTCCAGCCGCCCGCCCACGGCCTCGGCCACGGCGCCGCCGACGCCCTGGTCGACCTCGTCGAAGATCATTACTGGCTGACGCTGGTCCTCGCGGCCCGCCAGGGCCGCCTTCATCGCCAGGGCGAAGCGCGCCAGCTCCCCGCCCGAGGCCACGGCGTCCAGCGGGCCGAAGTCCTGGCCCGCGTTGGTGGCGATCTGGAAGCGGGCGGTTTCGACCCCCTGCGGCCCGCGCCGGCCGTCGGCCACAGGCTCCAGCGCCACGCGGAACCGCGCGCGCTCCAGCTTCAGCGGCGCCAGTTCGGCCATCACGGCCTCGGTCAGCCGCTCGGCGGCCGCCTCCCGGCCCGAGCTCAGCATCGCGGCCGCCACATCATAGGCCTCGGTCGCGGCAGCCGTAGCGCGGGCGGCTTCCGACAGAGCGTCTTCGCCGTCCTCGATCAGACGCAGCTGCTCGCGGTAGCGCAGGCGCAGTGCCGGCAGGGCGTCGACCGTTGTGTTCAGCTTGCGGGCGGCGGCGCGCAGGGCGAACAGCCGCTCCTCGGCCTTGTCCAGCCGACCGGGCTCGAAGTCAAAAGCGTCGGCGGCCGCGTCCACGGCGGCGACCGCCTCGGTCGCCTCGACCAGGGCGCGATCCACGGCTTCCGCCGCCGCCGCCAGGCGCACGATCACCGGGTGGTCGGCCTCGGCCCCGGCCTGGACCGCGCGCTGGCGGGCGTGTTCGACAGCCCTAAGCGCGGCGGCCAGCTTCTGGCTCAGCTTGTCGCCGCCCAGCGACTGGCGCGCATCGGCCAGGTCGGCGATGCCCTTTTCGGCGGCGCCCAGAATGGCCCGCTCGCCGGCCAGTTCGGTCTCTTCGTCCTCGCGCGGGTCCAGGTCGTCCAGATCGGCCAGGTTCAGCGCGATCTCCTCGGCGCGAGCGCGGGCGTCGGCCGCCTGGGCCTTCAGCTCGGCCAGCCTCGCCTCCGCCGCCTTCAGCCGCTCGGCCGCCTGGGCCACGCCCTTCAGCTGCGGCTCCAGCCCGCCATAGGCGTCCAGCAAGCCCCGATGGGTCTTCCAGTCCAGCAGGCCCACGGTCTCGTGCTGGCCGTGCACCTCGACCAGTTGCGCCCCGACCTCGCGCAGAACGCCGACGCCGGTCGGCTGATCGTTGACGAAGGCGCGGCTGCGGCCGTCGGCGGACACCACTCGGCGCAGGATCAGGTCCTCGCCCGACCGCACCTCGACGCCGCGCTCGCTCAGCAGTTCGATCAGGGCGGGATCGTCCGGCGCCTCGAACACGGCCGTGGCGGTTCCCTGACGGGCGCCGGCCCGCACGAGGCCCGCATCGCCTCGCCCGCCCAGCGCCAAGCCCAGGGCGTCGAGGATGATCGACTTGCCCGCCCCGGTCTCGCCGGTCAGCACGGTGAGACCACCCTGAACCTCGAGGTCCAGGGCGTCCACCAGCACGATGTCACGGATGAATAGAGCGGTCAGCATGGGGCGCGGTGATTCGAGTACCGGCCCATCCTACTGATGTTCAGCCCGGAAGGATCCGCCGCAGCCAGCTTTCGCGACGGCCGGTCGGAGCCACTTCCGGCGACTGCCCCCGCTGGGTCAGCAGCGCGTAGGCCTCGGCGTACCAGGGGCTGCCCGGATAGTTGTGGCCCAGAACCGCACCGTTGCGCGTCGCCTCTTCGGTCAGGCCCATCATCAGATTGACCTCGACCAGCCGGTACAGGGCCTCGGCCGTGTGCGAGGTGCGCTGGAAGTCCGGATTAGCGATCACGGCCTTGTAGCGGTTCACCGCCGCCAGCGGCTGGTTGGCGCGCTGGTAATAGCGGCCGATGTTCATTTCCTTGCCCGCGAGTTGGTCGTTGACCATGTCGATCTTGACCTGGGCGTCCGTGGCGTAGGAGGTCCCCGGATAGCGCCGGATCACATCGCGCAGGCCCAGAAGCGCAGCTTCGGAAAACGCCTGGTCGCGACCTACGTCGACGATCTGCTCGAAGTTGCAGATCGCCCGCATGTAGAAGGCGTAGGCCGCCGAGGGATTGCCCGGGAAGAGCTGGATGAAGCGATCCGCCGCCGCGATGGCGTCGGTATAGGCGCCGTTCTGATAATGGGCGTAGATCTGCATCATGATCGCCCGCCGCGCCCATTCGGAATAGGGATGCTGGCGCTCGACCTCCTGGAAATAGTCGATGGCGTCGGCCCAGCGCCGCCGCTCCAGCCGCTCGTAGCCGGTGTTGTAGAGAAGCTCGACCGGCCTTTCTTCATAGGCCAGCTTCGCTCGGGTGCGGGAGCCCGAACAGGCCGAAACCCCGATGACGATCATCATGGCCAGAACCGCGACGGAAACAGCGGACTTGGAAGAGCGCAAGCGAGGACCTCGTAAACCTGTCGCCGGGACGCCTCCGACGATGAGCGGCGATCTCTAGCATCGCGGGACGGATCGCGCCAAGGCGATACGAAAACCGCGCCCTGCGGGTTGATGCGCCCCGGATCGCTGCATAAAGAGCGCCGCAGGTGGAGCTCACCGTCATTGGCAGCGATGACGGCGAAAGGATGACCGGCCATGAAACTGCTCGCAGGCAATTCCAACCGGACCCTCGCCCAGGCCATCGCGGACCACCTGGACATGCCCCTGACCCGCGCCCAGGTGAAACGCTTCGCCGACAACGAAGTCTTCGCCATGATCGAAGAGAACGTCCGCGGCGAGGACGTGTTCGTGATCCAGTCGACCTCCTATCCGGCCAACGACAACCTGATGGAGCTGCTGATCATGATGGACGCCCTGGTGCGGGCGTCCGCCAAGCGGATCACGGCAGTCATGCCCTATTACGGCTATGCGCGTCAGGATCGGAAGACGGACGGGCGCACGCCGATCTCGGCCAAGCTGGTGGCCAATCTGGTGACGCGCGCGGGCGCCGACCGCGTTCTGACCATGGACCTTCATGCCGGCCAGATTCAGGGCTTCTTCGACATCCCCACTGACAATCTGGTGGCGACACCGGTGCTGGCCCGCGACGTGCGCGATCACTATCCGCGCGGACAGGAGTTGATGATCGTCTCGCCGGACGTAGGCGGCGTGGTGCGCGCCCGCTCTCTGGCCAAGCGCCTCGACGCCGATCTCGCCATCGTCGACAAACGCCGCCCGCGCGCTGGCGAAAGCGAAGTCATGAACATCATCGGTGATGTGGAGGGCCGCCGCTGCATCCTGTTCGACGACATCGTCGATTCGGGCGGCACCCTGGTGAACGCCGCCAAGGCGCTGATCGACCGCGGCGCCGTGGAGGTGTCGGCCTACATCAGCCACGGCGTCCTGTCCGGCCCCGCCGTCAGCCGGGTCGCGGACGGGCCGTTGAAGGAACTGGTGATCACCGACTCCATCGAGCAGCCTGACGAAGTTTTGAACTGCTCGAAAATCCGCCGTGTTTCAGTGGCTCCGCTGATTGGCGAAGCTATCCGTCGGATCGCGAACGAGGAATCGGTGTCCAAGCTGTTCGATTAATCATCGAATAACCATTCCCCTCGCGATATAAGCGTCTCGATCCAGTGCTCGGCGCGGCCGCGCCGTGTTTACCAATGAGGGACGCCTCCATGCGCCACGAAACGCTGCGCCGCGGTCTGACTGCGGCCGCCTTCGCCGCCGCCGCCCTGCTCGCCGCCTGCTCCACGCCCGAGCCGGAAGCGCCGCCCGCTCCGCCTCCGCCCCCGCCGCCGCCCGCCGTGTCGCTGAACGACAGCGTGGCGCAGGCCGCCTCCATCTACGTCACCTTCATGCGCGAGGCGCGCACCCTGTCGGCGCCGTTCGCCGACGCGGAATC is a window encoding:
- a CDS encoding TIGR00282 family metallophosphoesterase, translating into MRLAFFGDVVGKSGRDGLSDHLPGLKRDLKLDFVVVNAENAAGGFGITENTARELFMAGADCLTLGNHSWDQREALTYIVREPRLIRPANYPRLMDAPGAGANLFETHSGRTVLVMNVLGRVHMDPMDDPFGAVERELAAAPLGAVADAVIVDMHCEATSEKMAMGHFCDGRASLVVGTHTHVPTADCQILPGGTAYQTDAGGCCDYDSVIGNEKEEPLRRFTTRISGGRYTPASGPATICGVYVETDDRTGLATRVEPIRVGGRLSQAVPVV
- a CDS encoding 5-formyltetrahydrofolate cyclo-ligase gives rise to the protein MTSKSELRAEMRGLRKRLAGADPLAGERVADHASDLPQGPCVALYRAMGSEMDPQPLARALLATGRMLCLPVVIERDAAMVFRAWSPGEPLEMDAAGCPAPLPLAATVIPDLIVTPLLAFDGSGGRLGQGGGYYDRTFAALPHIVRIGLAYAGQQVERLEIEPHDIRLHGVLTETGYTAFP
- the recN gene encoding DNA repair protein RecN, translating into MLTALFIRDIVLVDALDLEVQGGLTVLTGETGAGKSIILDALGLALGGRGDAGLVRAGARQGTATAVFEAPDDPALIELLSERGVEVRSGEDLILRRVVSADGRSRAFVNDQPTGVGVLREVGAQLVEVHGQHETVGLLDWKTHRGLLDAYGGLEPQLKGVAQAAERLKAAEARLAELKAQAADARARAEEIALNLADLDDLDPREDEETELAGERAILGAAEKGIADLADARQSLGGDKLSQKLAAALRAVEHARQRAVQAGAEADHPVIVRLAAAAEAVDRALVEATEAVAAVDAAADAFDFEPGRLDKAEERLFALRAAARKLNTTVDALPALRLRYREQLRLIEDGEDALSEAARATAAATEAYDVAAAMLSSGREAAAERLTEAVMAELAPLKLERARFRVALEPVADGRRGPQGVETARFQIATNAGQDFGPLDAVASGGELARFALAMKAALAGREDQRQPVMIFDEVDQGVGGAVAEAVGGRLERLSRGAQVLVVTHSPQVAARGHAHWKVRKADRDGQTHTTVDTLDEAARREEIARMLSGAEITDEARAAARVLIG
- a CDS encoding outer membrane protein assembly factor BamD, whose product is MRSSKSAVSVAVLAMMIVIGVSACSGSRTRAKLAYEERPVELLYNTGYERLERRRWADAIDYFQEVERQHPYSEWARRAIMMQIYAHYQNGAYTDAIAAADRFIQLFPGNPSAAYAFYMRAICNFEQIVDVGRDQAFSEAALLGLRDVIRRYPGTSYATDAQVKIDMVNDQLAGKEMNIGRYYQRANQPLAAVNRYKAVIANPDFQRTSHTAEALYRLVEVNLMMGLTEEATRNGAVLGHNYPGSPWYAEAYALLTQRGQSPEVAPTGRRESWLRRILPG
- a CDS encoding ribose-phosphate pyrophosphokinase; the protein is MKLLAGNSNRTLAQAIADHLDMPLTRAQVKRFADNEVFAMIEENVRGEDVFVIQSTSYPANDNLMELLIMMDALVRASAKRITAVMPYYGYARQDRKTDGRTPISAKLVANLVTRAGADRVLTMDLHAGQIQGFFDIPTDNLVATPVLARDVRDHYPRGQELMIVSPDVGGVVRARSLAKRLDADLAIVDKRRPRAGESEVMNIIGDVEGRRCILFDDIVDSGGTLVNAAKALIDRGAVEVSAYISHGVLSGPAVSRVADGPLKELVITDSIEQPDEVLNCSKIRRVSVAPLIGEAIRRIANEESVSKLFD